One stretch of Anolis carolinensis isolate JA03-04 chromosome 3, rAnoCar3.1.pri, whole genome shotgun sequence DNA includes these proteins:
- the zic4 gene encoding zinc finger protein ZIC 4 isoform X1, translating to MDSAALSKRNTALKLVDLAGAQHHYHHHHCHRHRHHSPQSMTGFAGPPHSMVPTHPGEYAAEARLGLSPCLSEYMGHHHHHLHHHHHHHHRPPPLHPPNSSALKLSPPCQAGSGPEEGVPSPRGACGPAPSSRVPYAAPHPSQALSAGRELFLRSGDLTAGPAMPGLPFQQAAAAPSSHHGMFVSTTGSSYPGHHALPHHLHHHHAEAGTHSLFPGLHQEQPPPHEAPGGRLNGQLRLGLPGDMYARAEPFTPVPVSRTDPFAASSFHGYSGMNLNLAPHHGPGAFFRYMRQPIKQELICKWIELDQAPQKLCSKTFSTMHELVTHVTVEHVGGPEQSNHICFWEECLREGKPFKAKYKLVNHIRVHTGEKPFPCPFPGCGKVFARSENLKIHKRTHTGEKPFKCEFEGCERRFANSSDRKKHSHVHTSDKPYNCKVRGCDKSYTHPSSLRKHMKVHCKSPPPSSGYESSTPSLVSPSSDCGREAPQPLPPLPPPLPPPPPLASSSSSAPPASSSSSSSSSSSQAAANLSEWYVCQSSGAGGIPTPPSNSPSPHPGEAAYTNCDPRPGY from the exons ATGGACTCTGCTGCCCTTTCCAAGCGGAACACGGCGCTGAAATTAGTGGACTTGGCAGGGGCTcagcatcattatcatcaccaccactgCCACCGCCATCGTCACCACTCCCCTCAGAGCATGACTGGCTTCGCTGGGCCTCCCCACTCTATGGTTCCCACGCACCCCGGGGAGTACGCTGCCGAAGCCCGCCTTGGACTGAGCCCATGCCTGTCAGAATACATGggacaccatcatcaccatctccatcatcaccaccaccatcaccaccgccctcctcctcttcatcctcctAACTCCTCGGCCCTTAAGCTCAGTCCTCCCTGCCAGGCTGGCTCAGGCCCAGAGGAGGGGGTGCCCAGCCCAAGAGGAGCCTGCGGCCCGGCGCCGTCGAGCAGGGTCCCTTATGCAGCCCCTCACCCAAGCCAAGCCCTCTCGGCGGGGAGGGAGCTCTTCCTGCGTAGCGGagacctgacagcaggtccagCCATGCCAGGGCTCCCTTTCCAACAGGCTGCCGCTGCTCCAAGTTCTCACCACGGCATGTTTGTCTCAACAACAGGTAGCAGCTACCCTGGACACCATGCTcttcctcaccacctccaccaccaccacgcaGAAGCCGGGACTCACTCGCTTTTCCCCGGACTGCACCAGGAGCAACCTCCTCCCCATGAAGCTCCAGGTGGCCGCCTGAACGGACAGCTCAGGCTGGGGCTACCTGGAGACATGTACGCCCGGGCCGAGCCCTTCACGCCAgtgccagtctccaggacagacccctTCGCGGCCTCCTCCTTCCACGGCTACAGTGGCATGAACCTTAACCTGGCCccccaccacggcccgggggccTTCTTCCGCTACATGAGGCAGCCCATCAAGCAGGAGCTCATCTGCAAGTGGATCGAGCTAGACCAGGCGCCCCAGAAACTATGCTCGAAAACTTTCAGCACCATGCACGAGCTGGTGACCCACGTCACCGTGGAGCACGTCGGCGGGCCCGAGCAGTCTAACCACATCTGCTTCTGGGAAGAGTGTCTCCGGGAGGGGAAGCCCTTCAAGGCCAAGTACAAGCTGGTCAACCACATCCGcgtccacacgggagagaagccctTCCCCTGCCCCTTCCCGGGATGCGGGAAAGTCTTCGCCCGCTCCGAGAACCTCAAGATCCACAAAAGGACGCACACAG GGGAGAAGCCCTTCAAGTGCGAGTTTGAAGGCTGCGAGCGGCGCTTCGCCAACAGCAGCGACCGGAAGAAGCATTCCCACGTGCACACGAGCGACAAGCCCTACAACTGCAAAGTGCGAGGCTGCGACAAGTCCTACACCCACCCCAGCTCCCTGCGGAAGCACATGAAGGTCCACTGCAAGTCCCCTCCTCCCAGCTCGGGCTACGAGTCCTCCACCCCGTCGCTGGTGTCGCCGTCCTCCGACTGCGGGCGGGAAGCCCCCCAGCCcctgccgccgctgccgccgccgcttcctcctcctcctcctctcgcctcttcctcctcctcagccccaccggcctcctcctcctcttcctcttcctcctcctccagccaGGCGGCGGCCAACCTGAGCGAATGGTACGTGTGCCAGAGCTCAGGGGCCGGCGGCATCCCGACTCCACCCAGTAACTCTCCGTCACCTCACCCGGGAGAGGCCGCTTACACAAACTGTGATCCTCGGCCCGGTTATTAA
- the zic4 gene encoding zinc finger protein ZIC 4 isoform X2, with translation MRKRKRLHRNLLEQSSSSYPGHHALPHHLHHHHAEAGTHSLFPGLHQEQPPPHEAPGGRLNGQLRLGLPGDMYARAEPFTPVPVSRTDPFAASSFHGYSGMNLNLAPHHGPGAFFRYMRQPIKQELICKWIELDQAPQKLCSKTFSTMHELVTHVTVEHVGGPEQSNHICFWEECLREGKPFKAKYKLVNHIRVHTGEKPFPCPFPGCGKVFARSENLKIHKRTHTGEKPFKCEFEGCERRFANSSDRKKHSHVHTSDKPYNCKVRGCDKSYTHPSSLRKHMKVHCKSPPPSSGYESSTPSLVSPSSDCGREAPQPLPPLPPPLPPPPPLASSSSSAPPASSSSSSSSSSSQAAANLSEWYVCQSSGAGGIPTPPSNSPSPHPGEAAYTNCDPRPGY, from the exons ATGAGGAAAAGAAAACGACTTCACAGAAACCTTCTGGAACAGTCAA GTAGCAGCTACCCTGGACACCATGCTcttcctcaccacctccaccaccaccacgcaGAAGCCGGGACTCACTCGCTTTTCCCCGGACTGCACCAGGAGCAACCTCCTCCCCATGAAGCTCCAGGTGGCCGCCTGAACGGACAGCTCAGGCTGGGGCTACCTGGAGACATGTACGCCCGGGCCGAGCCCTTCACGCCAgtgccagtctccaggacagacccctTCGCGGCCTCCTCCTTCCACGGCTACAGTGGCATGAACCTTAACCTGGCCccccaccacggcccgggggccTTCTTCCGCTACATGAGGCAGCCCATCAAGCAGGAGCTCATCTGCAAGTGGATCGAGCTAGACCAGGCGCCCCAGAAACTATGCTCGAAAACTTTCAGCACCATGCACGAGCTGGTGACCCACGTCACCGTGGAGCACGTCGGCGGGCCCGAGCAGTCTAACCACATCTGCTTCTGGGAAGAGTGTCTCCGGGAGGGGAAGCCCTTCAAGGCCAAGTACAAGCTGGTCAACCACATCCGcgtccacacgggagagaagccctTCCCCTGCCCCTTCCCGGGATGCGGGAAAGTCTTCGCCCGCTCCGAGAACCTCAAGATCCACAAAAGGACGCACACAG GGGAGAAGCCCTTCAAGTGCGAGTTTGAAGGCTGCGAGCGGCGCTTCGCCAACAGCAGCGACCGGAAGAAGCATTCCCACGTGCACACGAGCGACAAGCCCTACAACTGCAAAGTGCGAGGCTGCGACAAGTCCTACACCCACCCCAGCTCCCTGCGGAAGCACATGAAGGTCCACTGCAAGTCCCCTCCTCCCAGCTCGGGCTACGAGTCCTCCACCCCGTCGCTGGTGTCGCCGTCCTCCGACTGCGGGCGGGAAGCCCCCCAGCCcctgccgccgctgccgccgccgcttcctcctcctcctcctctcgcctcttcctcctcctcagccccaccggcctcctcctcctcttcctcttcctcctcctccagccaGGCGGCGGCCAACCTGAGCGAATGGTACGTGTGCCAGAGCTCAGGGGCCGGCGGCATCCCGACTCCACCCAGTAACTCTCCGTCACCTCACCCGGGAGAGGCCGCTTACACAAACTGTGATCCTCGGCCCGGTTATTAA
- the zic4 gene encoding zinc finger protein ZIC 4 isoform X3: MYARAEPFTPVPVSRTDPFAASSFHGYSGMNLNLAPHHGPGAFFRYMRQPIKQELICKWIELDQAPQKLCSKTFSTMHELVTHVTVEHVGGPEQSNHICFWEECLREGKPFKAKYKLVNHIRVHTGEKPFPCPFPGCGKVFARSENLKIHKRTHTGEKPFKCEFEGCERRFANSSDRKKHSHVHTSDKPYNCKVRGCDKSYTHPSSLRKHMKVHCKSPPPSSGYESSTPSLVSPSSDCGREAPQPLPPLPPPLPPPPPLASSSSSAPPASSSSSSSSSSSQAAANLSEWYVCQSSGAGGIPTPPSNSPSPHPGEAAYTNCDPRPGY, encoded by the exons ATGTACGCCCGGGCCGAGCCCTTCACGCCAgtgccagtctccaggacagacccctTCGCGGCCTCCTCCTTCCACGGCTACAGTGGCATGAACCTTAACCTGGCCccccaccacggcccgggggccTTCTTCCGCTACATGAGGCAGCCCATCAAGCAGGAGCTCATCTGCAAGTGGATCGAGCTAGACCAGGCGCCCCAGAAACTATGCTCGAAAACTTTCAGCACCATGCACGAGCTGGTGACCCACGTCACCGTGGAGCACGTCGGCGGGCCCGAGCAGTCTAACCACATCTGCTTCTGGGAAGAGTGTCTCCGGGAGGGGAAGCCCTTCAAGGCCAAGTACAAGCTGGTCAACCACATCCGcgtccacacgggagagaagccctTCCCCTGCCCCTTCCCGGGATGCGGGAAAGTCTTCGCCCGCTCCGAGAACCTCAAGATCCACAAAAGGACGCACACAG GGGAGAAGCCCTTCAAGTGCGAGTTTGAAGGCTGCGAGCGGCGCTTCGCCAACAGCAGCGACCGGAAGAAGCATTCCCACGTGCACACGAGCGACAAGCCCTACAACTGCAAAGTGCGAGGCTGCGACAAGTCCTACACCCACCCCAGCTCCCTGCGGAAGCACATGAAGGTCCACTGCAAGTCCCCTCCTCCCAGCTCGGGCTACGAGTCCTCCACCCCGTCGCTGGTGTCGCCGTCCTCCGACTGCGGGCGGGAAGCCCCCCAGCCcctgccgccgctgccgccgccgcttcctcctcctcctcctctcgcctcttcctcctcctcagccccaccggcctcctcctcctcttcctcttcctcctcctccagccaGGCGGCGGCCAACCTGAGCGAATGGTACGTGTGCCAGAGCTCAGGGGCCGGCGGCATCCCGACTCCACCCAGTAACTCTCCGTCACCTCACCCGGGAGAGGCCGCTTACACAAACTGTGATCCTCGGCCCGGTTATTAA
- the LOC100562807 gene encoding zinc finger protein ZIC 1, which produces MLLDAGPQYPALGVTTFGSSRHHAAAAAAGEVPERDVGLGLNPFAEAAAGMGAFKLNPGGHEQAAFASQGPGYAAAAAAAALGHHHAHHPHHHPGHVGSYPSAAAFNSTRDFLFRNRGFGEAAAASAQHSLFASAAAGFGAGHGHGEAAGHLLFPGLHEQAAGHASPNVVNGQMRLGFSGDMYGRAEQYGQVGSPRSDHYASPQLHGYGHMNMNMAAHHGAGAFFRYMRQPIKQELICKWIEPEQLANPKKSCNKTFSTMHELVTHVTVEHVGGPEQSNHICFWEECPREGKPFKAKYKLVNHIRVHTGEKPFPCPFPGCGKVFARSENLKIHKRTHTGEKPFKCEFEGCDRRFANSSDRKKHMHVHTSDKPYLCKMCDKSYTHPSSLRKHMKVHESSSQGSQPSPAASSGYESSTPPTIVSPSTENQTTSSLSPSSSAVHHTSSHSTLTSNFNEWYV; this is translated from the exons ATGCTGCTGGACGCGGGCCCGCAGTACCCGGCCCTCGGCGTGACTACCTTCGGCTCTTCGCGACACCACgctgcggcggcggcggcgggcgaGGTGCCGGAGCGCGACGTGGGCCTGGGCCTGAACCCCTTCGCGGAGGCGGCGGCCGGGATGGGCGCCTTCAAGCTGAACCCGGGCGGGCACGAGCAGGCGGCCTTCGCCTCGCAGGGCCCGGGCTACGCTGCGGCGGCTGCGGCGGCAGCGCTGGGCCACCACCACGCGCACCACCCGCACCACCACCCGGGCCACGTCGGCTCCTACCCCAGCGCCGCCGCCTTCAACTCCACGCGGGACTTTCTCTTCCGCAACCGCGGCTtcggcgaggcggcggcggccagcgcCCAGCACAGCCTCTTCGCCTCGGCGGCGGCGGGCTTCGGGGCCGGACACGGGCACGGCGAGGCGGCGGGGCACCTGCTCTTCCCGGGGCTGCACGAGCAGGCTGCCGGACACGCCTCGCCCAACGTGGTCAACGGGCAGATGCGGCTGGGCTTCTCCGGAGACATGTACGGGCGGGCCGAGCAGTACGGGCAGGTGGGCAGCCCGCGCTCCGACCACTACGCCTCGCCCCAGCTCCACGGCTACGGGCACATGAACATGAACATGGCCGCGCACCACGGCGCCGGGGCCTTCTTCCGCTACATGCGCCAGCCCATCAAGCAGGAGCTCATCTGCAAGTGGATCGAGCCCGAGCAGCTCGCCAACCCCAAGAAGTCCTGCAACAAAACTTTCAGCACCATGCATGAGCTGGTGACCCACGTCACCGTGGAGCACGTCGGCGGGCCCGAGCAGTCCAACCACATCTGCTTCTGGGAAGAGTGTCCCCGGGAGGGGAAGCCCTTCAAGGCCAAGTACAAGCTGGTCAACCACATTCGcgtccacacgggagagaagccctTCCCCTGCCCCTTCCCGGGATGCGGGAAAGTCTTCGCCCGCTCCGAGAACCTCAAGATCCACAAAAGGACACACACAG GCGAGAAACCCTTTAAGTGTGAATTCGAGGGCTGCGACCGGCGCTTCGCCAACAGCAGCGACCGCAAAAAGCACATGCACGTCCACACCTCCGACAAGCCGTATCTGTGCAAAATGTGCGACAAGTCCTACACGCATCCGAGCTCCCTCCGCAAACACATGAAG GTCCACGAATCTTCCTCGCAGGGGTCCCAGCCTTCTCCCGCTGCCAGTTCGGGCTACGAGTCGTCAACCCCCCCAACCATTGTCTCTCCATCCACAGAAAACCAGACCACAAGCTCCTTATCCCCTTCGTCTTCAGCAGTCCATCACACGTCCAGCCACAGCACGCTCACGTCAAATTTTAACGAATGGtatgtttaa